The Megasphaera stantonii genome includes a window with the following:
- a CDS encoding MFS transporter — translation MEKHIFYSVCIISFAGSFLSTAVNIAIPVMSHEFGLTPDKLSWVVTAFLIPTAACLLPMGKVSDIYGRRKTYAAALLAFAFTTAAAALAATLPVLVAIRALQGIALSAVYVSYMPLLLATTDEDCQGRILGICVGLTYLGLSLGPVAGGLLTEYAGWRSIFLLSAAMASAAYLFIRPVRQEWYASGAPFVNAVSSALSIAGIVLFLWGISSYAETNLPLWAGLFLLLAFILHESRSYHPLLPLYIFRSVSFSMSNLAAFIQYSATYAMSFLLSLYLQVLTGLSPAVSGLILLVQPIIMALLSPKAGALSDAYGPMPIATAGLALTTLGLACFAIWPDPSVASVAAFLVLIGTGSALFGAPNNSAIMSAVKPAYHGVASSMLALARNLGQASSMAVVTLILSQHTAATTLYADAVRAALRQSYTLFAVLCLCSVFASLARGKKK, via the coding sequence ATGGAAAAACATATCTTTTACTCCGTCTGCATCATCAGCTTTGCCGGCTCGTTTTTATCGACAGCCGTTAACATCGCTATTCCCGTCATGTCCCATGAATTCGGCCTGACGCCGGATAAGCTGAGCTGGGTCGTCACGGCCTTCCTGATCCCCACAGCGGCCTGCCTGCTGCCGATGGGAAAGGTATCCGATATCTATGGCCGCAGAAAAACATATGCCGCGGCGCTCTTGGCCTTCGCCTTTACGACGGCTGCCGCTGCTCTGGCAGCGACGCTGCCGGTTCTCGTCGCAATACGGGCCTTGCAGGGCATCGCCTTGTCAGCCGTATACGTATCCTATATGCCCCTGCTGCTGGCAACTACAGACGAGGATTGCCAGGGCCGCATTCTCGGAATCTGCGTCGGCCTGACCTACCTGGGCCTGTCCCTGGGACCGGTCGCAGGCGGCCTGCTGACGGAATACGCAGGCTGGCGCTCTATATTTCTCCTGTCAGCCGCCATGGCTTCCGCAGCCTATCTGTTCATCCGCCCGGTGCGTCAGGAATGGTATGCCAGCGGCGCTCCCTTCGTCAACGCCGTGAGCTCGGCCTTATCCATTGCCGGCATCGTGCTCTTTCTCTGGGGAATATCGTCCTATGCCGAAACGAACCTCCCCTTATGGGCCGGCTTGTTCCTGCTGCTGGCCTTTATCCTTCACGAAAGCCGTTCTTATCATCCCCTGCTGCCGCTGTATATTTTCCGCAGCGTCTCCTTTTCCATGTCCAATCTGGCAGCCTTCATTCAATACAGCGCGACGTACGCCATGTCCTTTCTGCTGTCTCTCTACCTTCAGGTGCTGACGGGCTTATCGCCGGCCGTCTCGGGCCTGATACTCCTCGTCCAGCCCATCATCATGGCCCTGCTGTCGCCGAAAGCCGGCGCCTTGTCCGACGCCTACGGCCCCATGCCGATCGCGACGGCCGGCCTGGCCCTGACGACGCTGGGACTGGCCTGCTTCGCTATCTGGCCCGACCCGTCCGTCGCCTCAGTCGCCGCCTTTCTCGTCCTCATCGGGACGGGGTCCGCTTTATTCGGCGCGCCGAACAACAGCGCCATCATGAGCGCCGTCAAGCCGGCCTATCATGGCGTCGCGTCCAGCATGCTGGCCTTGGCCAGAAATCTCGGCCAGGCGTCCAGCATGGCCGTCGTCACGCTGATTCTGTCGCAGCATACGGCGGCGACAACCTTATACGCCGACGCCGTGCGCGCCGCCCTACGTCAGTCCTACACGCTATTTGCCGTCCTCTGCCTGTGTTCCGTCTTCGCTTCGCTAGCCCGCGGAAAAAAGAAATAG
- a CDS encoding FAD-binding oxidoreductase: protein MKTYQPITPEIIDKLKAITGPSYVKTDRDILLQYQTDYETNPAMFRVPEAAVLPANAEEISQIVKLANEYDFPITVRGGGTSLAAGAIPVCGGLVLSMERLNKIIELNEEGMYMTVEAGVRTIDMQNEAKKVGLLYAGDPSSAESCLIGGNLATNAGGLRAVRYGVTRDQVYSLEIVTPTGDIVECGRILKKCSTGYDLEQLIIGSEGTLGIITKVTVKLIPLPPYRIDVLAIYTDPKKALYMVPKLLKAGVDPTSVEYMDNSYVRDTADYCQYSDMPHYEDGIYVIITVETFREDELDAKMDTVCTICEESGAVEVLEADDRIWNMRRNVQTSCEMISKVFLTDDVVVPVHKIASTIEKIMEIGENYPFQVKINAHIGDGNLHIVLCKMDMSDGEWNKNVEEFHQQVYAYAYSVGGRLAGEHGIGAKKLKYMEQFTPQGELKVMKTIKRAMDPNLILNPGKVIDA, encoded by the coding sequence TTGAAAACATATCAACCGATAACACCTGAAATCATCGATAAACTCAAGGCCATTACGGGCCCGTCATACGTCAAGACCGACCGGGACATTCTCCTGCAGTATCAGACGGATTACGAAACGAATCCGGCTATGTTCCGCGTCCCCGAAGCGGCGGTCCTTCCGGCGAATGCCGAAGAAATCTCGCAGATCGTAAAGCTGGCCAACGAATACGATTTCCCGATTACCGTCCGCGGCGGCGGCACCAGCCTGGCTGCCGGAGCCATTCCGGTCTGCGGAGGCCTCGTCTTGTCTATGGAACGGCTTAATAAAATCATCGAGCTGAACGAAGAAGGCATGTACATGACCGTCGAAGCCGGCGTCCGCACGATCGACATGCAGAATGAAGCCAAAAAAGTCGGCCTCCTCTACGCCGGCGACCCGTCGAGCGCCGAAAGCTGCCTTATCGGCGGCAACCTGGCCACCAACGCCGGCGGCCTCCGCGCCGTCCGCTACGGCGTCACCCGCGACCAGGTCTACTCCCTGGAAATCGTCACGCCGACAGGGGACATCGTCGAATGCGGCCGCATCCTGAAAAAATGCTCTACCGGCTACGACCTGGAACAGCTCATCATCGGCAGCGAAGGCACCCTGGGCATCATCACCAAGGTCACGGTCAAGCTCATTCCCTTGCCGCCGTACCGCATCGACGTCCTGGCCATCTACACCGACCCGAAAAAGGCCCTGTACATGGTGCCGAAGCTGCTCAAAGCCGGCGTCGACCCGACGAGCGTCGAATACATGGACAACTCCTACGTCCGCGATACGGCCGACTACTGCCAGTATTCCGACATGCCTCATTACGAAGACGGCATCTACGTCATCATCACCGTCGAAACGTTCCGCGAAGACGAATTAGACGCCAAGATGGACACGGTCTGCACGATTTGCGAAGAATCGGGGGCCGTAGAAGTGCTGGAAGCCGACGACCGCATCTGGAACATGCGCCGCAACGTCCAGACGTCGTGCGAAATGATCAGCAAGGTTTTCCTCACCGACGACGTCGTCGTTCCCGTCCATAAAATCGCTTCGACCATCGAAAAGATCATGGAAATCGGCGAAAACTATCCCTTCCAGGTTAAGATCAACGCCCACATCGGCGACGGCAACCTGCACATCGTCCTCTGCAAGATGGACATGAGCGACGGAGAATGGAATAAAAACGTCGAAGAATTCCATCAGCAGGTATACGCCTACGCCTACAGCGTCGGCGGCAGATTGGCCGGCGAGCACGGCATCGGCGCGAAAAAGCTGAAATATATGGAACAATTTACGCCCCAGGGCGAGCTGAAGGTCATGAAGACCATCAAGCGGGCCATGGACCCCAACCTTATCCTCAATCCGGGCAAGGTAATCGACGCGTAA
- a CDS encoding macro domain-containing protein, with product MQFRVLVGDITKWPADAIVNSASSSLLGLSGAVDRAVHKAGGISLTAACRSLKGCRTGDAKITFGYKLPAKYVIHAVGPIWVGGKRGEEEELLSCYRKSLSLAEDKGVRYLAFTSVSTEDKRYPRQRAAAAVVPLLMEEGGKMERIDLVCADAEMQAVYTRAAVLFWLRHLNDAHKDELADMIEEAMISLVMLQVETDKPDPIAFAEQVRAMKRVLRPFLDMSQPRGIVDIEKAADTVMQSYQEQPEIKSSSGLESLLQSYY from the coding sequence ATGCAATTTCGCGTGTTAGTGGGAGATATAACGAAATGGCCGGCCGACGCCATCGTCAATTCGGCCAGCTCCAGCCTGCTGGGCCTGAGCGGCGCCGTCGACAGGGCCGTCCATAAGGCAGGCGGCATTTCGCTGACGGCGGCGTGCCGGTCTCTGAAAGGCTGCCGTACAGGCGACGCCAAGATAACCTTTGGCTACAAGCTGCCTGCGAAATATGTGATTCATGCCGTAGGGCCCATCTGGGTCGGCGGCAAGCGCGGCGAAGAAGAGGAGCTGCTGTCCTGCTATCGAAAGAGCCTGAGCCTGGCTGAAGACAAGGGAGTGCGTTATCTGGCTTTTACCTCGGTCAGCACGGAAGATAAGCGCTATCCCCGACAGCGGGCCGCCGCGGCCGTCGTGCCGCTGCTCATGGAAGAAGGCGGGAAAATGGAGCGCATCGATTTGGTCTGCGCCGATGCGGAGATGCAGGCTGTGTATACGCGAGCGGCCGTCCTCTTTTGGCTGCGTCACCTCAACGATGCTCATAAGGACGAATTGGCCGACATGATAGAAGAGGCGATGATTTCTCTGGTCATGCTGCAGGTGGAAACGGATAAGCCCGACCCCATCGCCTTCGCCGAGCAGGTGCGGGCCATGAAGCGGGTGCTGCGCCCCTTCCTGGATATGAGCCAGCCCCGCGGCATCGTCGATATTGAAAAGGCCGCCGATACGGTAATGCAGTCATACCAAGAGCAGCCGGAAATCAAGAGCAGTTCCGGCTTGGAATCGCTGCTGCAGTCGTATTATTGA
- a CDS encoding metal-sensing transcriptional repressor, which translates to MDKEHIYFENYADTWDRDRKENPAKLQFLLKLAKIRAGASVLDAGCGTGVLLPYISRAVGEGGLVTGLDYSRQMLDKAREKFSDLPGLSLIEGDVLKYDLPEQAYDAVVCLNFYPHISSRSRDFVKKIRRALKDGGSLIVMHDMGRRQVNRIHDDRADRRLLPPADMLAADLVGRGFTLSATVDWDDLYFVSVTKADEFSYDPYGRGGAAAPAGSPHRSHTQKKAVVNRLARVGGHLEAIKRMVEDERDCSDVLVQLAAVDSAVVSVSKVILKDHIDHCLADAVRGNDLESVEKLKKAISIFVK; encoded by the coding sequence ATGGATAAAGAACATATATATTTTGAAAATTATGCCGATACGTGGGACCGGGACCGCAAGGAAAATCCGGCAAAGCTGCAGTTTCTGCTGAAGCTGGCAAAGATACGGGCCGGCGCGTCGGTGCTGGACGCAGGCTGCGGCACCGGCGTGCTGCTGCCCTATATAAGTCGGGCCGTCGGCGAAGGAGGCTTGGTGACGGGCCTCGACTACTCCCGGCAGATGCTGGATAAGGCGCGGGAAAAATTTTCCGATTTGCCGGGCCTCTCGCTGATCGAGGGCGACGTGCTGAAGTACGACCTGCCGGAGCAGGCCTACGACGCCGTCGTCTGCCTGAATTTCTATCCCCATATCAGCAGCCGCAGCCGGGACTTTGTCAAAAAGATACGGCGGGCCTTAAAGGACGGCGGCTCCCTGATCGTCATGCACGATATGGGACGGCGGCAGGTAAACCGCATTCACGACGATCGGGCAGACCGCCGGCTGCTGCCGCCTGCGGACATGCTGGCGGCGGATCTTGTCGGCAGAGGATTTACCCTTTCGGCTACCGTCGACTGGGACGACCTGTATTTTGTCAGCGTGACGAAGGCCGACGAATTTTCTTACGATCCCTACGGCCGCGGCGGCGCTGCTGCTCCGGCAGGCAGCCCGCACCGCAGCCATACGCAGAAGAAGGCCGTCGTCAACCGCCTGGCCCGCGTCGGAGGCCATTTGGAGGCGATCAAGCGGATGGTCGAAGACGAGCGCGACTGCAGCGACGTGCTGGTCCAGCTGGCCGCCGTCGACTCGGCCGTCGTCAGCGTCAGCAAGGTCATCTTGAAGGATCACATCGACCACTGCCTGGCCGACGCCGTGCGGGGAAACGATTTAGAATCTGTAGAAAAGCTCAAGAAGGCCATCAGTATTTTTGTGAAATAG
- a CDS encoding lactate/malate family dehydrogenase gives MELKKRVVGVVGLGHVGAHVAFVLGVMGIADEVKICDCNAQKAESERQDLMDAVMFMPHRVTYTIADYADLKDCDVIVNAVGDINLCATGNRDDEMEYTVAQVADYVPKVMAGGFDGIFVNITNPCDVITDLIAKKSGLPKGRVLGTGTGLDSSRLISAIVQQTGLEHHSFTAYMMGEHGNAQMVPWSIVNFRGKPLADYGDDPRFAFDREDMKKRAIGGGWVTYKGKHCTEYGICSTAASIVKAILHDEKKIMAASVPLDGEYGETGIFCGVPAVIGIHGVEQVMEYNLPDDELQEFKSCCQTIRNNIAKAAALLK, from the coding sequence ATGGAGTTAAAGAAACGAGTTGTCGGCGTCGTCGGCTTAGGCCACGTAGGCGCTCATGTCGCCTTTGTTTTGGGCGTGATGGGCATTGCCGATGAAGTAAAAATCTGCGACTGCAACGCCCAGAAGGCTGAAAGCGAACGGCAGGATTTAATGGACGCCGTCATGTTCATGCCGCACCGCGTCACGTATACGATAGCGGATTACGCTGATTTGAAGGACTGCGACGTTATCGTCAACGCTGTCGGCGACATCAACTTGTGCGCTACGGGCAACCGCGACGACGAAATGGAATATACCGTGGCCCAGGTAGCCGACTACGTTCCCAAGGTCATGGCCGGCGGCTTCGACGGCATTTTCGTCAACATTACGAATCCCTGCGACGTCATTACCGACTTGATTGCCAAGAAGAGCGGCTTGCCGAAGGGCCGCGTGCTGGGCACCGGCACGGGATTGGATTCATCCCGCCTCATCAGCGCCATCGTACAGCAGACGGGTTTGGAACATCACTCCTTCACTGCCTACATGATGGGCGAACACGGCAACGCCCAGATGGTTCCCTGGTCTATCGTCAACTTCCGCGGCAAACCGCTGGCCGACTATGGCGACGATCCCCGCTTTGCCTTTGACCGGGAAGACATGAAAAAACGGGCTATCGGCGGCGGCTGGGTAACCTACAAGGGCAAGCACTGCACGGAATACGGCATCTGCTCGACGGCTGCGTCCATCGTCAAGGCGATTCTCCACGATGAAAAGAAAATCATGGCTGCCAGCGTCCCCTTGGACGGCGAATACGGCGAAACGGGTATTTTCTGCGGCGTGCCTGCCGTCATCGGCATCCATGGCGTCGAACAGGTTATGGAATACAATTTGCCGGACGACGAACTGCAGGAATTCAAGAGCTGCTGCCAGACGATCCGCAACAACATCGCCAAAGCTGCGGCGTTGCTGAAATAA